A segment of the candidate division WOR-3 bacterium genome:
GGTGACATCTGTCTTTTTGAACTGCAAGAGAGAATGTGAAATCGACGAGCTTGTTTCTTTCATTCTTTCTATGAAAAATGAATTTGGGTTTTCCCGACCCCACGTGGATTTCGGCGGTTTGACGCCCGTCGTTCTGGTATTTTTCGGCGCTCCTGTATCGCACGAAAACAGGGACTTTAGGGCGTTAGATTTCATTTTGCAAGTACGTGAACGTTTCGATAAAAAGATAAAATTCGGTTCTGCTAAAGGGATTTGTTATTGCGGTTTTATAGGTGGTTCCAAAAGGAAAGAGTTTACATGCCTTGGGGATTCTGTGAACCTGGCCTCAAGGATGCTTGGAATTTCACCCTGGGGAGAAGCTTTTGTGGATAGTTCTCTTTTAAAAACGAGGGGTTTCGACTTTTCTGAGATGGGCGATGTATTGTACAGAGGCAAAACCCAAGTCGTAAAAACATTCAAATTAGAAGCCTACGAGGAAAAGATTTTTGACCATTACATGAATCCCTACGTTGGAAGAAAAGAAGAATTAAAAGAATTTTCGGAATTTTTAACGCTGTTTGAAAACAGGAAAAAACCCGGATTTGTCTTAATTGAGGGTGAAACAGGCGTAGGTAAGACAAGACTGGCGAGTGAAATAAAAAACGCCTTTACCCAAAAATTCGACTGGTTTTACACGCCTTGCGACGAGGTATTCAGAAAAAGTTTGGGTCCAATCAGAAAGCTCATCCCGGAAATACTGGGCTTGATGGATGCGGATGAAAGTAAAAACCTACGAAAATCGTTTGATGAAAAGTACAACAGGTTCCTTGAAAAGGTTCCCGATGATGGATTGAGGGAAAATTTAAAGAACAAAAAAAGTATAATAGCCGGTTTAACCGGAATTCTGACCAAAAATATGATTATCGAAGGGATTCCCGAAGAGGACAGGTTTGAAATGATTTTGTCTTCAATCAAGGAATTAATCAAAGCCTCTTCCCTCATAAAACCTGTTGTAATAGAAATTGACAACGGACAATGGATAGATAGTGACAGCTTGGTTTTATTGAAAAGACTTTACTCCGGCACAGATGAATATCCCATAGCGGTGATAATAGAAAAAAGGCCTTCAAACACGAGAATTCCGGAGGAAATTTTGAGCTCCAATCATATGAACATCGGGATAAAACTTAAAAACATGGATTTTGCTGAAACTTCCGAATTTTTAAAATGCTGGTTTCCCCAAGAAAAAATGAGCAGTTCGTTTCTCGAATTTGTGATGGAGAAAAGCAATGGCAATCCACTCTTTGCCGAAGCTATATCTATTTACATGACGGAAAATAGAGTTAAACCGGAAAATTTCGACGAAACAGCCCTTGATTTTGAAGTTCCTTCCGACATCGAAAATTTGATAATATCGAGAATAGACGGATTTTCTTCAAATTTAAAAAAAACAGTGAAGACAGCCGCGGTTCTCGGCGATGAATTCTCAAAAAAGATTCTTTGTGAAATTTTAGGAGAAAAAGATGTTTCGGATACGTTGAAAGAAGGCGAAACCCAAAGGCTTTGGACGAGCATTTCCAAGGACAAGTACGCATTCACAAATACTCTGATCAGACAGACTGCCAGCGAGATGCAGTTGAAAAAAGATCTAAGGCTGCTCCACTTGAAAGCGGGAAACGCCATAGAAAAGATAAACGCGAATTACATCAAAAAATATTATGGAGAACTGTCTTATCACTTCGAAAAAGCCGGGGACGAAGAAAAAGCCATCAAGTATTTGAAACTTGCCGCCGAAAATTCAAAAATCAGTTTTAGGATTAAAGACTCGGAACATTTTTACACCCGGCTCGTAGAGTTAACAGAAAAGAAAATTGGGCAAAATGGAAAAGACATGAAATTATTAGAGCAGAAAGCTTTGTTTTTGAAGGAGAAAGCTAAGGCAACATGGCTCTCCGGTAAAATGAAAGAATCCATTTCGTCAAGTTTAAAAGCCCTTAAAACGGCAGATCTGTTGGCTGACAAGACAATAAAAGTGGATGTATTGATACAGCTGGGATCTTCTTTTAACAGCACCGGTCAATCAGACAAATCGAAATATTATCTGGTAAAAGCCGGACAAACGGCGGAAAAGATGAAGTCCAAGAAATTGAGAGCCATAACGGAAAAAAATCTCGGCGATTATTTCATGGACCGAGGTGAATATTTAAAGGCAATTAAATTGTATAAATCCTCTTTGACTCTTTACAGAGGGGGTAAAAACAGCAAAAAGTTGATCAGCGTCTACGGCAGTATAGGTCTGCTTTACTACTATTTGGGAGATTACGAGAAGGCGAAAAAATACGTTTTAAAGCAGATTGTAATAGCTGAAAAATTCGGAGATGTCTACGAAAAAATCAAGGGGTTGGGTAATCTCGGGATAATCTACAGCGATCTCGGAGATCACAAGATGGAAAAAAGAATCTATGCAAGAGTGATGAAAACATCTAAGAAAATCGGATACAAAAACCTTGAAGCTAAAACATTGGGAAATATAGCGGGAGTATATGTCGCCTTGAGTCAATATGAAAAGGCGA
Coding sequences within it:
- a CDS encoding tetratricopeptide repeat protein, which produces CAKKSFFEKLGENICPLKPLKEGFYMVSEGAATDFEKIITEKKTSFSRELVMSFVDPNELKFLNPEFREVTSVFLNCKRECEIDELVSFILSMKNEFGFSRPHVDFGGLTPVVLVFFGAPVSHENRDFRALDFILQVRERFDKKIKFGSAKGICYCGFIGGSKRKEFTCLGDSVNLASRMLGISPWGEAFVDSSLLKTRGFDFSEMGDVLYRGKTQVVKTFKLEAYEEKIFDHYMNPYVGRKEELKEFSEFLTLFENRKKPGFVLIEGETGVGKTRLASEIKNAFTQKFDWFYTPCDEVFRKSLGPIRKLIPEILGLMDADESKNLRKSFDEKYNRFLEKVPDDGLRENLKNKKSIIAGLTGILTKNMIIEGIPEEDRFEMILSSIKELIKASSLIKPVVIEIDNGQWIDSDSLVLLKRLYSGTDEYPIAVIIEKRPSNTRIPEEILSSNHMNIGIKLKNMDFAETSEFLKCWFPQEKMSSSFLEFVMEKSNGNPLFAEAISIYMTENRVKPENFDETALDFEVPSDIENLIISRIDGFSSNLKKTVKTAAVLGDEFSKKILCEILGEKDVSDTLKEGETQRLWTSISKDKYAFTNTLIRQTASEMQLKKDLRLLHLKAGNAIEKINANYIKKYYGELSYHFEKAGDEEKAIKYLKLAAENSKISFRIKDSEHFYTRLVELTEKKIGQNGKDMKLLEQKALFLKEKAKATWLSGKMKESISSSLKALKTADLLADKTIKVDVLIQLGSSFNSTGQSDKSKYYLVKAGQTAEKMKSKKLRAITEKNLGDYFMDRGEYLKAIKLYKSSLTLYRGGKNSKKLISVYGSIGLLYYYLGDYEKAKKYVLKQIVIAEKFGDVYEKIKGLGNLGIIYSDLGDHKMEKRIYARVMKTSKKIGYKNLEAKTLGNIAGVYVALSQYEKAIESYEDQIKISSEMGDYLGAKFPKINIASACISLGRYEQAQEALNDFFDYALKASDKRSYAVGLAMKAGLELRRGDAEKAVELYKRAIGKLEKMKVKYYSTFFRVSLAYLYLDRGNFKKAQKSLGKALEDSEKYKISTLIPQAKIIDFFCRIKNSRDDDEKSSLYAELLKIPEASKEKIIRAKANYYISILTAEERGLSDLKTTLKYGRKALKSFLSEYKKTKNEECRLYAESLRKKLKGIDF